The Tessaracoccus aquimaris sequence TGATCGGCGACGCCTTCCGGTGGGCCCACCAGGCCGACAAGAAGGCGCTGCTGTTCCTCAACGACTACAACGCGGAGGGGATCAACGAGAAGACCGACGCCTACTACGCGTTGGCGAAGCGACTGCTGGCCGACGGCGTCCCGCTGCACGGCTTCGGCGCCCAGGCCCACCTGAGCCTGCAGTACGGCTACGACGGAGGGCTCGACGCAAACCTGAAGCGGTTCTCCGACCTCGGGCTCAAGGTGGCCATCACCGAGGCTGACGTGCGCATCCCCGGCGTCGAGGGCCGCGAACCGACGGCCGCCGAGGTCGCCGAACACGCCAGCCGCCACGTGCGGCTCCTCGAGAGTTGCCTCGCCAACGAGGCCTGCACCAGCTTCACTGTGTGGGGATTCAACGACGACTACTCGTGGGTCCCACAGACGTTCGCGGGTGAGGGCTGGGCGACGCTGATGACCGGCGACTACCAGCCGAAGCCGGCCTTCGACGCGATGGTCGCGGCCCTCACGGACGCCAAGCCCGCGAAGATGCCGTGCGCGAAGAAGCCCGACCTGAAGCCCTGCCAGACGGGCAAGCGGTAACGGCCGGCCGGTCGATAGTGGGCCGCCCGGCCCGGGCTGGCCCCTAGCGTTGAGCAGTAGCGCGGGTTCGTTGGTCGGAGAGCCGCGTTGTAGCGTTCCAATCGGAAACGAACACGCAATGCTGCTCAACGCCTGCGCAGCCCAAAGGCCGGGCCGCTCGACGACGCGCGGGGGTTGAGCGTCAGAGCGACTGGAACGTGGTGCGACCGCCGAGCCGGGCGGCCAGTTCGTCGTCGATGCCGTCGGCGATCTGGCTGACCGCCCGCAGCGCCTGCTGCAGGTGGGCGGGCACGAAGGGCTGGGACGGGACCGACAACTGCACGAAGACCCGATCGCGGTGCAGGGAGAACCGACCGAAGCGGGACTCGACGTTGAGGTCGTTGAGCACCTCACAGGCCCGCGAGCGCCCGGCGACGTCGTGCACGAGCGGCGCGAACAGCAGCAGTTCCGCGGCGTCGCTTGTCGAGCGCAGGAACACCATGGTCGACCCGACGCGAATCGCCACGTCGCCCTGCTCGTTGCGCAGCGTCGGGTGCCCGAACTCGCGGCGCAGGATCTCGTCGACGAGTTGGTCGAGCTCGGCCTGGCTCGCGGTGCGCACCGGGGTCTCGTCCTTGCTGAGCGGGCGCGGGGCGAGCGGCGTCCAGGTGCTCTCCCCCTTGAGGATCTCCGCCAGCTGGTCCGGCTCGAGGAAGATGGGGTGCAGCACGCCGAACACGTCGGCGAGCGTGTCCGTTGCGAGCCGGGCCAGCTCCGCGGAGGCCTCCTGGTCTGTCAGGGTGTGGAAGAAGGGCTCTCCGTCGGCCGGTTCGCTCCAGCCGAGCGCCCGCAACTGCTGCTCCTCGTCGGGGGTCGCCTGCCCGGCGGCCGATCCGGCGACGTAGGCGCCGATCTGCTCGGGTGCCACCATCGAGAAGCGGATCCCGGCGCGCGGCGCGTCCTCGGCGGTTGAGGCGACCGAGATGTTGAGGTCGGCCGTCGCGTCCATGACCGAGAGCACCTCGTCGAGTCGGCGGGAGAACTCGTCCCACGCCTCCTTCTGGGTGTTGTCGAAGTCGAAGTCCTGATAGTCACTCACGTAGCTGTACCTCCACGACCAACCTAATACACACATCTCCAGTGGGACAGCGGGGCACCCTACGATCGCCCTATGAGCTCGTTCGATGTTGAGACCCGGCACGGCCGGGCGGTCGTTAGGATGGCCGCCCCGGAGGGGGCCCGGGGCCTGCTGGTGCTCGGCCCCGGCGCAAGCGGCCAAACGGGCTCTGCCGACCTGGCGCTGGCGTGTTCGGTCGCCGGGTCGCTGGGGATGGCCGCCGCCGTCGTGCAACCGCCCTACGCCGTCGCGGGCCGCAGGGTGCCGCCGCGCGGGGCGTCGACGGACGAGGCGTTCGCGGACGTGGTGGCGGTGTTGCGGGAACGCTTCCCGGACGGCCCGCTGGTCACCGGCGGCCGGTCCTTCGGAGGGCGGGTCGCGTGCCGCACCGTCGAGGCGA is a genomic window containing:
- a CDS encoding endo-1,4-beta-xylanase — protein: MRDLIGYQKSAPTRFQQILGAQFDSITPENDMKWAEIHPSPGVYDFERADAVMRFAQLNKQQVRGHTLLWHSQNPAWVNEASTTWTCDEARAVLKDHITTVVGRYKNKIYEWDVANEIFQDTWDNGGVRLRTEANPFLKACAADPEALIGDAFRWAHQADKKALLFLNDYNAEGINEKTDAYYALAKRLLADGVPLHGFGAQAHLSLQYGYDGGLDANLKRFSDLGLKVAITEADVRIPGVEGREPTAAEVAEHASRHVRLLESCLANEACTSFTVWGFNDDYSWVPQTFAGEGWATLMTGDYQPKPAFDAMVAALTDAKPAKMPCAKKPDLKPCQTGKR
- a CDS encoding T3SS (YopN, CesT) and YbjN peptide-binding chaperone 1 — its product is MSDYQDFDFDNTQKEAWDEFSRRLDEVLSVMDATADLNISVASTAEDAPRAGIRFSMVAPEQIGAYVAGSAAGQATPDEEQQLRALGWSEPADGEPFFHTLTDQEASAELARLATDTLADVFGVLHPIFLEPDQLAEILKGESTWTPLAPRPLSKDETPVRTASQAELDQLVDEILRREFGHPTLRNEQGDVAIRVGSTMVFLRSTSDAAELLLFAPLVHDVAGRSRACEVLNDLNVESRFGRFSLHRDRVFVQLSVPSQPFVPAHLQQALRAVSQIADGIDDELAARLGGRTTFQSL
- a CDS encoding alpha/beta family hydrolase, which codes for MSSFDVETRHGRAVVRMAAPEGARGLLVLGPGASGQTGSADLALACSVAGSLGMAAAVVQPPYAVAGRRVPPRGASTDEAFADVVAVLRERFPDGPLVTGGRSFGGRVACRTVEATGADAVLCLAFPLQPPGDRPSRQPELTPVEVPCLIVQGRGDAFGVPIAPPNGELVLVDGDHSLKKDHAAIREALSRWLTERLAS